The Myxocyprinus asiaticus isolate MX2 ecotype Aquarium Trade chromosome 39, UBuf_Myxa_2, whole genome shotgun sequence genome window below encodes:
- the LOC127430113 gene encoding putative nucleotidyltransferase MAB21L1 produces MIATQAKLVYHLNKYYNEKCQSRKAAISKTIREVCKVVSDVLKEVEVQEPRFISSLNELDNRFEGLEVISPNEFEVVLYLNQMGVFNFVDDGSLPGCAVLKLSDGRKRSMSLWVEFITASGYLSARKIRSRFQTLVAQAVDKCSYRDVVKIVADTSEVKLRIRDRYVVQITPAFKCTGIWPRSAAHWPLPHIPWPGPNRVAEVKAEGFNLLSKECYSLNGKQSSAESDAWVLQFAEAENRLLLGGCRKKCLSLLKTLRDRHLELPGQPLNNYHMKTLVSYECEKHPRESDWDENCLGDRLNGILLQLISCLQCRRCPHYFLPNLDLFQGKPHSALENAAKQTWRLAREILTNPKSMEKL; encoded by the coding sequence ATGATCGCCACCCAGGCCAAGCTGGTGTATCATCTCAATAAATACTACAACGAGAAATGCCAGTCTCGGAAGGCGGCCATCTCCAAGACCATCCGGGAGGTGTGCAAGGTGGTCTCCGACGTCCTGAAAGAGGTGGAGGTCCAGGAGCCCCGTTTCATCAGCTCCTTAAACGAACTGGATAACCGCTTCGAGGGGCTCGAGGTCATCTCGCCTAATGAATTCGAGGTGGTCCTCTATCTTAACCAGATGGGGGTCTTCAACTTCGTGGACGACGGCTCTCTGCCGGGATGCGCCGTGCTCAAGCTCAGCGACGGGCGGAAAAGAAGCATGTCTCTCTGGGTTGAGTTCATCACGGCTTCGGGATACCTGTCGGCGCGCAAAATCCGCTCCAGATTCCAGACGCTCGTGGCTCAGGCGGTGGACAAGTGCAGTTATAGGGACGTCGTCAAAATTGTCGCGGACACAAGCGAGGTGAAATTGCGCATCAGAGACAGATATGTGGTTCAAATTACCCCAGCTTTCAAATGCACTGGCATATGGCCGCGCAGCGCTGCCCATTGGCCGCTGCCTCACATCCCGTGGCCTGGTCCAAACCGGGTGGCAGAAGTCAAAGCCGAAGGTTTTAATCTGTTGTCGAAGGAGTGTTACTCGTTGAACGGGAAACAGAGCTCGGCGGAGAGCGACGCCTGGGTGTTGCAGTTCGCCGAAGCTGAGAACCGACTACTGTTGGGAGGGTGCAGGAAGAAATGCCTGTCCCTGCTGAAGACATTGCGCGACCGTCACCTTGAACTACCGGGACAGCCTCTCAACAACTACCACATGAAAACTCTGGTGTCTTACGAGTGCGAAAAACATCCGCGAGAGTCGGACTGGGACGAAAACTGCCTCGGGGATCGACTGAACGGGATTTTATTGCAGCTCATTTCGTGCTTGCAGTGCAGGAGATGTCCCCATTATTTTCTACCAAATCTAGACCTTTTCCAAGGGAAGCCTCATTCGGCCCTTGAAAATGCAGCCAAACAGACTTGGCGACTGGCGAGAGAAATTCTAACCAACCCTAAAAGCATGGAGAAACTCtga